The Kozakia baliensis genome includes a region encoding these proteins:
- a CDS encoding TonB-dependent receptor — protein MHMFSRTSRLFATSALVALAASKAYALPVSQARSASTEKASSPQAKPNQGQAPSMLGATSPTDEKIEVSGHSYGDGVTGRALGGGLMVNQDSPKSVSAITRDYIAKQNPALNPMQLIALLPGANVSDTDPMGMTGGHISVRGMTESQMGFTLEGFPINDIGNFAVYPQEIVDAENLRTVRLAQGSADLDSPHISASGGVVDMYMIDPKKRMGGQVDMTYGSFNATRGFARFDTGYIGNTNLRAYFSYSQGRQDHWRGPGWENKKHGEMKVVNDWGDGNRVSLAVVGNSLQNSAYPSVSMASWQKWGLGFNNPLNGNGLAKGDPANTVYDRHYYKGDNNYYKLRPNPFNNIYASMPSTFKLTDHLTMTETPYFWYGYGNGGGAYNTDMTAFTYGKQTLPGNVNGVTGSNVLLYNPSLTETYRPGATTKFTLTTGVNRLMIGYWFEYSKQRQTAPYSFVSTDGTPLSQWGDSGNVVLSNGIKAQYRDTLTQTQVHTPFIGDSLSLLHGKLTIDAGLKYSIVKRQGTNYLPDVSSKYVRTNYNEALPTASVRYKIDQKNQVFVSVATNYRMPQNYALYDSGSYNQRSGLYSTLASVNQKPEISISEEAGWRYQGDVISTSLTYFHYNFTNRLYTQSLTDPISGAFYTTNINGGGMHSDGVDAEIGTRPIHNIRPYVSLEYLHAVTDSNLPAGSGSSADYLHTKGKKAPQAPDWQVGFGLDYDDGKRFANFNLKYVAPQYSTFINDQKIPGYVRMNIGVGYRFPKVSIFRSPTVRLNLQNLSNNHYLNWVNSVQPNAKATRGLFGHTIAAGSPTYTIASPFAAIATISSDF, from the coding sequence ATGCATATGTTTTCCCGCACAAGCCGTCTTTTTGCGACAAGTGCGCTTGTTGCTCTTGCCGCATCCAAAGCTTACGCTTTGCCCGTGTCTCAAGCGCGTTCCGCTTCCACGGAAAAGGCATCATCACCTCAGGCTAAACCCAATCAAGGACAAGCTCCTTCGATGCTGGGTGCAACATCTCCGACCGACGAGAAAATCGAGGTCTCTGGACATTCGTATGGAGATGGAGTCACAGGGCGTGCGTTGGGCGGCGGTCTTATGGTGAATCAAGATAGCCCCAAATCAGTTTCCGCCATTACACGCGATTATATCGCCAAGCAAAATCCAGCTTTGAACCCAATGCAGTTGATCGCTTTGCTGCCTGGCGCTAACGTCTCGGACACGGATCCGATGGGTATGACGGGTGGACATATCTCCGTTCGTGGCATGACCGAATCCCAAATGGGTTTTACGCTCGAAGGCTTCCCGATTAACGATATCGGTAACTTTGCTGTCTATCCGCAGGAAATCGTAGACGCAGAAAATCTTCGCACCGTGCGCCTTGCTCAAGGATCAGCCGATCTGGATAGTCCGCATATCAGCGCATCAGGTGGCGTAGTCGATATGTATATGATCGATCCGAAAAAGCGCATGGGCGGACAGGTCGACATGACCTATGGCTCGTTTAACGCAACCCGTGGATTTGCAAGGTTTGATACCGGCTATATCGGGAATACGAACTTACGCGCTTATTTTTCTTATTCTCAAGGGCGACAAGACCATTGGCGCGGTCCTGGCTGGGAAAATAAGAAACACGGCGAGATGAAGGTGGTTAACGATTGGGGCGATGGCAATCGCGTCTCGTTGGCAGTCGTCGGCAACTCTCTGCAGAATTCGGCCTATCCTAGTGTTTCCATGGCAAGCTGGCAGAAATGGGGATTGGGATTTAATAATCCTCTCAATGGAAACGGTTTGGCGAAAGGTGACCCAGCGAATACTGTTTATGATAGGCATTACTATAAAGGCGATAATAACTATTATAAACTGAGGCCTAACCCTTTCAACAATATTTACGCATCAATGCCGTCTACGTTCAAACTGACAGATCATTTAACGATGACGGAAACACCGTATTTTTGGTATGGATATGGCAACGGCGGCGGCGCCTACAATACAGACATGACCGCCTTCACCTATGGAAAGCAGACTCTACCCGGAAACGTTAACGGGGTTACGGGAAGCAATGTTCTTTTATATAACCCGTCCTTGACGGAAACCTATCGTCCAGGAGCAACGACTAAATTTACGCTTACGACAGGGGTAAACCGTCTCATGATTGGATACTGGTTCGAGTATTCCAAGCAGCGTCAGACGGCTCCGTATAGTTTTGTAAGCACCGACGGAACGCCTTTAAGTCAATGGGGTGATAGCGGAAACGTTGTTTTAAGCAATGGTATCAAAGCGCAATACCGCGATACGTTGACGCAGACACAAGTGCATACACCTTTCATTGGTGACAGCCTTTCGTTGCTGCATGGAAAGCTAACCATCGATGCAGGTTTGAAATACTCTATCGTTAAACGCCAGGGCACTAACTATCTGCCGGATGTTTCAAGCAAGTATGTGAGAACAAACTATAACGAAGCGCTGCCGACGGCTTCAGTGCGTTATAAAATCGATCAGAAAAATCAAGTATTCGTCTCTGTGGCAACCAATTATCGCATGCCGCAGAACTATGCACTTTATGACTCAGGAAGTTACAACCAGAGAAGCGGCCTCTATTCAACGCTTGCCAGTGTTAACCAAAAACCCGAGATCTCGATATCTGAAGAAGCGGGGTGGCGATACCAAGGGGACGTCATCTCTACGTCTTTGACCTACTTCCATTACAATTTCACCAATCGCCTTTATACGCAGTCTTTGACGGATCCGATTAGCGGCGCGTTCTATACGACCAATATCAACGGTGGTGGAATGCATTCGGATGGCGTCGATGCCGAAATAGGGACGCGACCTATCCATAACATTCGCCCCTATGTATCGCTTGAATATCTTCATGCGGTTACAGATAGTAATCTTCCTGCGGGTTCGGGCAGTAGTGCTGATTATCTGCATACAAAAGGAAAGAAGGCGCCTCAGGCACCGGATTGGCAGGTTGGCTTTGGTCTCGACTACGATGACGGGAAGCGTTTTGCCAACTTCAACCTGAAGTATGTTGCGCCTCAATATTCGACGTTCATTAACGATCAGAAAATTCCCGGCTATGTGAGAATGAATATCGGCGTTGGCTACCGCTTCCCCAAAGTAAGTATTTTCCGTAGTCCGACTGTGCGCCTCAATCTTCAAAATCTTTCTAACAATCATTATCTGAACTGGGTGAATAGCGTGCAGCCCAACGCCAAAGCGACACGTGGTCTTTTCGGGCATACGATTGCTGCGGGTTCGCCGACTTATACGATTGCATCCCCATTTGCCGCTATTGCGACGATTAGCAGTGATTTCTAA
- a CDS encoding IS701 family transposase produces MILNDTNGTASVEDVLALTLEALRDAKARMRPVFGQERIAASAGRFLETLLGNEPRKTGWMRAEAAGDPGPWRQQGLLGRAQWDANALRDVVRDHVVDHFGDPDAVLVVDETGFLKKGAASCGVSRQYTGSAGKITNCQIGVFATYVSSKGYAFLDRALYLPKSWTDTPERLAAAHVPDDIRFATKPSLATAMIGRALAAEVPFAWVSGDSVYGVGDLEMALRRAGKGFVLGVNANHWFHSWRPDVMWVGEAREIIKTLPDEAWVRRSAGHGTKGERWYDWLYCPMADLQASEYSDTLTGTWTRGLLVRRNPADGDLRYFTTWCPQGTPLETLVRVEGARWRIEEGFETAKNEFGLDHNETRSWHGWHHHVSLVMLAYAMMAAVRSQANALALKKSPLPPSKSLSGGRSRKSAASS; encoded by the coding sequence ATGATTCTGAACGATACGAATGGGACGGCGTCAGTCGAGGATGTTCTGGCGCTAACGCTGGAGGCATTGCGGGACGCCAAGGCGCGGATGCGCCCGGTGTTTGGCCAGGAGCGGATTGCGGCGTCGGCGGGGCGTTTTCTGGAGACGCTCTTGGGCAACGAGCCACGCAAGACTGGTTGGATGCGGGCGGAGGCAGCGGGCGATCCGGGGCCGTGGCGGCAGCAGGGGTTGCTGGGCCGGGCGCAATGGGATGCCAATGCGCTGCGCGATGTCGTACGCGATCATGTGGTGGATCACTTCGGTGATCCGGATGCGGTTCTGGTGGTCGACGAGACCGGTTTTCTCAAGAAGGGCGCGGCCTCCTGCGGCGTGAGCCGACAATACACGGGGTCTGCTGGCAAGATCACCAACTGCCAGATCGGCGTATTCGCGACCTACGTTTCATCCAAAGGGTACGCCTTTCTCGACCGGGCGCTGTATCTGCCGAAAAGCTGGACCGATACACCGGAACGGCTGGCAGCGGCGCATGTTCCCGACGATATCCGCTTTGCCACCAAACCGTCCCTGGCCACCGCTATGATCGGGCGGGCGCTTGCGGCAGAGGTGCCGTTCGCCTGGGTCTCCGGCGACAGCGTGTATGGTGTCGGCGATTTGGAAATGGCTCTGCGTCGCGCGGGCAAAGGGTTCGTACTGGGCGTCAACGCCAATCACTGGTTCCACTCCTGGCGCCCCGACGTAATGTGGGTCGGCGAGGCGCGCGAGATCATCAAGACGCTGCCTGATGAGGCTTGGGTCCGCCGTTCGGCCGGTCACGGCACCAAAGGGGAGCGATGGTACGACTGGTTGTATTGCCCAATGGCCGATCTCCAGGCGTCGGAATATTCTGACACCCTGACCGGGACATGGACCCGAGGCCTGCTGGTCCGCCGCAATCCAGCTGATGGCGATCTGCGCTATTTCACGACCTGGTGCCCACAGGGGACGCCGCTTGAAACGCTGGTACGCGTTGAAGGCGCGCGCTGGCGGATCGAGGAAGGCTTTGAGACCGCCAAGAACGAATTTGGCCTTGACCACAACGAGACCCGTTCCTGGCACGGCTGGCACCACCATGTCTCTCTGGTCATGCTTGCCTACGCCATGATGGCAGCCGTGCGCTCCCAGGCCAACGCCCTTGCGCTCAAAAAAAGCCCGCTTCCACCGAGCAAAAGCTTATCCGGTGGTCGATCCAGGAAATCCGCCGCCTCGTCGTGA
- a CDS encoding MucR family transcriptional regulator: MSEIEPRTEVLSKDILALTANIVTAHVRNNNVSAETLPTLIRGVYNALNIAEAPAVGTLEKLTPAVPIKKSVFPDYIICLEDGKKLKMLKRHLASAYNMTPDQYRNRWSLPPEYPLVAPNYAMRRSELARSIGLGQRIKVQDADALEDSVPVRKIPAKRRGRKPAA, from the coding sequence ATGAGTGAAATTGAGCCTCGAACGGAAGTTCTGTCCAAAGATATTTTGGCTTTAACGGCTAATATTGTTACGGCGCATGTAAGAAATAATAATGTATCTGCTGAAACGCTGCCAACGTTAATCAGAGGAGTATATAATGCGCTTAATATTGCGGAAGCACCTGCGGTAGGTACGTTAGAAAAATTAACACCAGCCGTGCCAATTAAAAAATCGGTATTCCCAGACTATATTATCTGCCTTGAAGATGGGAAAAAACTGAAAATGCTCAAAAGGCATTTAGCATCAGCGTATAATATGACGCCGGACCAGTATCGCAATCGCTGGAGCCTGCCGCCAGAATACCCATTGGTAGCCCCCAATTATGCAATGCGTCGCTCAGAGCTGGCGCGTTCAATTGGCTTGGGTCAAAGAATTAAAGTACAAGATGCTGATGCATTAGAAGACAGTGTTCCTGTTCGAAAAATTCCAGCTAAGCGTCGGGGCCGTAAGCCTGCCGCTTAG
- a CDS encoding helix-turn-helix domain-containing protein gives MPNDFAQRVKAYRTTNNLTQAELAKRLELSTTAVKSWEHGYRKPSEATRVKLDSLFEASTAPKENKNNKTPKTTEVKSSPKKSLTENTPKKKAAPKVVAPVETKRATLIVPNGSQKAEKISKISSALPARAQEMITAADGFFEWFHSKNIDLSAANLIELVKAAVGSSR, from the coding sequence ATGCCGAACGATTTCGCCCAGCGCGTCAAAGCCTATCGAACCACAAATAATCTTACCCAGGCCGAGTTGGCAAAACGCCTGGAGCTTTCTACCACTGCTGTCAAAAGCTGGGAGCATGGTTACAGAAAACCTAGTGAAGCGACACGCGTTAAGCTTGATTCCCTGTTTGAAGCTTCCACGGCTCCAAAGGAGAACAAAAACAATAAGACACCGAAAACGACGGAGGTGAAATCTTCGCCCAAGAAGAGCCTCACAGAGAATACACCAAAGAAGAAAGCGGCACCGAAAGTAGTTGCCCCCGTAGAAACCAAGCGTGCTACACTAATAGTTCCGAACGGGTCACAGAAAGCAGAGAAAATTTCGAAAATCTCTTCTGCCCTTCCCGCCCGCGCTCAAGAGATGATCACCGCCGCTGATGGCTTCTTCGAGTGGTTCCATAGCAAAAATATTGATCTATCTGCAGCCAATCTCATCGAACTCGTTAAGGCCGCTGTCGGTTCGTCTCGTTAA
- a CDS encoding nitrate reductase associated protein: MIFDFESDFAGSLRCIPMIARQKLDIVGIKLSLRQWSRFSREERGQLSELPCDIAKEQDIYRTFVTQLIDTRSDEPLRPLPTPQLEDWQDSDRMPEAVLIQAESDGIPAPTRDQWKSLTPLQRFALIKLARSKHENENFVPAMKEFGLLSSTRSGPEKHFVKGASIQQDKTPSFSINLAAVQKG; this comes from the coding sequence ATGATTTTCGACTTCGAAAGTGACTTTGCCGGTTCGCTGCGCTGTATTCCGATGATCGCTCGGCAGAAGCTCGATATCGTCGGCATTAAGCTTAGCTTGCGCCAATGGAGCCGCTTTTCACGAGAAGAACGGGGCCAACTCTCCGAACTACCTTGCGACATAGCTAAAGAACAGGACATCTACCGCACATTTGTCACACAACTGATCGACACGCGAAGCGACGAACCATTGCGTCCCCTGCCCACGCCACAATTGGAGGATTGGCAAGATAGTGATCGGATGCCTGAGGCCGTGCTGATTCAGGCAGAATCCGATGGCATCCCCGCCCCGACACGAGATCAGTGGAAAAGCCTGACGCCCCTGCAGCGTTTCGCCCTTATCAAACTCGCGCGCTCCAAGCATGAAAATGAGAATTTTGTCCCGGCCATGAAGGAATTCGGCCTTCTATCCTCAACAAGGTCTGGGCCGGAAAAACACTTCGTTAAAGGTGCGTCCATTCAACAGGACAAAACGCCGTCCTTCTCCATCAATCTGGCTGCGGTTCAGAAGGGTTAA
- a CDS encoding FdhF/YdeP family oxidoreductase: MSKEKKSEFKPYHHPAGGWGAASATAKVLIEQSVLVKGSRGLLSMNQPGGFKCPSCAFPDADHRKKLEFCENGAKALAHEVTKGRVTHDFFEKYTVTELMEKSDYWLEMQGRLTEPMRYDAKTDKYVPVAWDDAFKLIGDHLQALDSPHQAEFYTSGRTANETAFLYSIFVREFGTNNFPDCSNMCHEPTSRGLPPSIGIGKGTVVLADFEHAEAIFVIGQNTGTNSPRMMTYLVEARKRGVPIVLINPMPERALIRFTEPQDVLQMATFGSTPISSEFVHVRIGGDLAIFKGMMKVLFEADERGEPALDHDFIAQHTLGLEAVREEAMSCSWADITRISGISEEQIRRIAAIYRKSNATIICFGMGLTQHQQGAHMLQQLANLLLLRGNFGKPGAGIAPIRGHSNVQGDRTVGIDEKPPQDYLDRVRDAFGFEPPRENGHHVLESLEAMEAGTAKVFIGLGGNFARAVPDTERSYNAMCNLNLTVGIATKLNRGHLVHGKDALILPVVARSEIIHTEAGEQFVTIEDAMSNVTASRGVFEPVTPHVLPETEIVCRMAMATLPKSKTAWDRYMVDYNPIRDKIAEVYPHIYSDFSEKIKNPHGFHLDIPPRRRVWMTPTGKANFLLMPGLEVDDAIADPAMLRLATIRSHDQYNTTIYSNNDRYRGVYNNRLVIFMNKEDMQDRGLENGAVIGLETYSSDDFRRYVDGLTVIDYPMPRGAIAGYYPELNPLLPLGVFDEVSGTPAAKSIPVKVVPSVASAAQIKITG; this comes from the coding sequence GTGAGCAAAGAAAAGAAATCCGAGTTCAAACCCTATCATCATCCGGCTGGCGGCTGGGGGGCGGCAAGCGCAACGGCCAAAGTGTTGATAGAGCAAAGTGTGCTCGTCAAAGGTTCGCGCGGGCTGCTCTCGATGAACCAACCGGGCGGCTTCAAATGCCCAAGCTGCGCCTTCCCGGACGCCGACCATCGCAAGAAGCTGGAATTCTGCGAGAACGGCGCTAAAGCGCTTGCGCATGAAGTCACCAAAGGGCGCGTCACACACGATTTCTTTGAGAAATACACCGTCACAGAATTGATGGAAAAAAGCGATTATTGGCTGGAAATGCAAGGTCGCCTGACCGAGCCGATGCGCTACGACGCCAAAACCGACAAATACGTGCCGGTGGCGTGGGACGATGCCTTTAAGTTAATCGGAGATCACCTCCAGGCGCTCGACAGCCCACACCAGGCGGAATTCTATACGTCCGGTCGCACAGCCAATGAGACAGCCTTTCTATACTCCATCTTCGTTCGCGAGTTCGGCACCAATAATTTCCCGGACTGCTCGAATATGTGCCATGAGCCCACGAGCCGTGGCCTGCCTCCGTCGATTGGGATCGGCAAAGGCACGGTCGTTTTAGCGGATTTCGAGCATGCCGAAGCGATTTTCGTTATCGGTCAGAATACCGGCACCAACTCGCCGCGCATGATGACCTATCTCGTTGAAGCCCGTAAACGCGGAGTGCCGATCGTTCTGATCAACCCGATGCCCGAACGCGCTTTGATCCGCTTCACCGAGCCGCAAGACGTGTTACAGATGGCGACGTTCGGCTCGACGCCGATTTCCAGCGAATTCGTCCATGTGCGGATCGGCGGCGATCTCGCTATTTTCAAAGGCATGATGAAGGTGCTTTTCGAAGCGGATGAGCGCGGCGAACCTGCGCTCGATCATGACTTCATCGCCCAACACACGTTGGGACTCGAAGCGGTGCGTGAAGAAGCCATGAGTTGCTCCTGGGCAGATATCACACGCATTTCGGGCATATCGGAAGAACAAATCCGGCGGATTGCGGCGATTTACCGCAAATCCAACGCGACGATCATTTGCTTCGGCATGGGCCTCACGCAGCACCAACAAGGTGCGCACATGCTGCAACAGCTTGCCAATCTACTCTTGCTGCGCGGTAATTTCGGTAAACCGGGTGCTGGTATCGCGCCGATCCGCGGACACTCCAACGTGCAGGGTGACCGCACGGTCGGCATCGATGAGAAGCCGCCGCAGGACTATCTCGATCGCGTTCGCGATGCATTCGGTTTCGAGCCGCCTCGGGAGAACGGCCATCACGTTCTTGAGTCTCTCGAAGCCATGGAAGCCGGCACGGCGAAGGTCTTTATCGGGCTGGGTGGCAATTTCGCACGCGCTGTGCCGGACACTGAGCGCTCTTACAATGCGATGTGCAACCTCAATCTGACGGTCGGCATCGCGACGAAGCTCAACCGGGGACATCTCGTTCATGGTAAGGACGCGCTCATCCTACCGGTCGTCGCCCGTTCCGAGATTATCCATACGGAGGCAGGCGAGCAGTTCGTCACCATTGAGGACGCCATGTCCAACGTCACGGCTTCTCGTGGCGTGTTCGAACCAGTAACCCCGCACGTATTGCCGGAAACGGAAATCGTGTGCCGCATGGCAATGGCGACACTGCCGAAATCCAAGACGGCCTGGGATCGCTACATGGTCGATTACAATCCAATCCGCGATAAGATCGCTGAGGTTTACCCGCATATTTATTCCGATTTCTCGGAAAAGATCAAAAACCCACACGGCTTTCATCTCGATATCCCGCCGCGGCGCCGAGTTTGGATGACGCCGACCGGGAAAGCGAACTTCCTTCTCATGCCGGGGCTTGAAGTGGATGATGCGATTGCGGATCCCGCCATGCTACGCTTGGCCACAATCCGTTCGCACGATCAGTACAATACGACGATTTACAGCAACAACGATCGTTACCGCGGTGTCTACAATAACCGTCTCGTCATCTTCATGAACAAAGAAGACATGCAAGATCGTGGCTTGGAAAACGGTGCGGTCATCGGCCTTGAGACCTATAGCAGCGATGATTTCCGCCGATATGTCGATGGGCTGACGGTTATCGATTATCCTATGCCACGCGGTGCGATCGCCGGTTATTATCCCGAACTCAACCCCCTGTTGCCCCTTGGCGTCTTCGATGAAGTCAGTGGCACTCCGGCTGCAAAATCCATTCCGGTCAAAGTGGTTCCGAGTGTTGCATCCGCTGCACAAATCAAGATCACAGGATAA
- a CDS encoding NTP transferase domain-containing protein codes for MGNLTLPPLYGLVLSGGESQRMGQDKAGLLYAGRPQLARAFDLLAAHVDRCFVSLRQEQKDDPLRIVFPGIIDTLTSVGPAAGLLAAHALYPKVAWVVLACDLPLLEAGTLDTLIAARHKRYAAIAFQSEHDGLPEPLCTIWEPAALEMLQNQRTPPGKISLRKILTNHDTCLLPAAQFNALENVNTPEERASVLEKIAQQNKDTA; via the coding sequence TTGGGAAACCTGACGCTGCCTCCTCTCTACGGTCTTGTCTTATCGGGTGGCGAAAGCCAACGTATGGGGCAGGACAAAGCGGGCCTTCTCTATGCCGGGCGCCCTCAATTGGCCCGTGCGTTCGATCTGCTGGCCGCGCATGTCGATCGTTGTTTTGTGTCCTTAAGGCAGGAACAAAAAGATGATCCACTCCGGATCGTTTTTCCCGGCATCATCGATACCCTCACGTCAGTTGGTCCGGCCGCCGGCCTTCTGGCCGCACATGCGCTATACCCCAAAGTAGCATGGGTGGTGCTGGCCTGTGATCTGCCGTTACTGGAAGCCGGAACACTCGATACTTTGATTGCTGCGCGTCATAAACGTTACGCAGCGATAGCGTTTCAGAGCGAACATGACGGGTTGCCGGAGCCTTTATGTACGATTTGGGAACCGGCAGCGCTCGAGATGCTACAAAATCAACGCACACCCCCCGGCAAGATTTCTCTGCGTAAAATTCTGACCAATCATGACACATGCTTGCTGCCAGCAGCCCAGTTCAATGCGTTGGAGAACGTTAATACCCCCGAAGAACGGGCGAGCGTATTGGAGAAAATCGCACAGCAAAATAAGGACACGGCATGA
- the fdhD gene encoding formate dehydrogenase accessory sulfurtransferase FdhD has translation MNELMRAVSVTPLGEPERSVLLNVADEVPVRLTFNGILPHGIMMMTPDHLEDFAFGYCLTEGIICSTEQIRSITVTPEDDGVTMDVTITGDAFAPLLKRRPRAQTGHTSCGICGTEDVPDLESIDAPSLPIDYTVSASAIRHALSDLDNWQNLNAATRMVHAAAWADLSGRILLIREDVGRHNALDKLIGARLQDLDLKEKGFCILTSRYSFEMALKTSRANMATVVAISAPTYRAYQLAQKLNQTLVAIARRDRQLVFCGSERIS, from the coding sequence ATGAATGAATTAATGCGTGCTGTATCCGTGACGCCGCTTGGAGAGCCGGAGCGCTCTGTTCTCTTAAACGTGGCGGACGAAGTGCCAGTCAGGCTCACTTTCAACGGAATCCTTCCTCATGGTATTATGATGATGACACCCGATCATCTGGAAGATTTCGCATTTGGATATTGTCTGACCGAAGGAATTATATGCTCCACAGAGCAAATTCGATCGATTACCGTCACACCAGAAGATGATGGCGTGACAATGGATGTCACGATTACCGGTGATGCATTTGCGCCTCTGCTTAAACGCCGCCCAAGAGCACAGACCGGGCATACGAGTTGCGGCATTTGCGGAACGGAAGATGTGCCAGATCTGGAAAGTATCGATGCCCCTTCCCTTCCTATCGACTATACAGTTTCAGCCAGCGCCATCCGTCATGCCTTGAGTGATCTCGATAATTGGCAAAACCTCAACGCCGCTACACGAATGGTGCATGCAGCGGCATGGGCTGACCTCAGTGGGCGTATTCTGCTAATCCGCGAAGACGTCGGGCGGCATAATGCGCTCGACAAGCTGATCGGCGCTCGCTTGCAGGACCTCGATCTAAAAGAAAAAGGCTTCTGTATTCTGACGAGCCGCTATTCTTTCGAAATGGCACTCAAAACATCACGCGCAAATATGGCTACCGTTGTTGCAATCTCTGCGCCAACCTATCGGGCTTATCAGCTCGCTCAAAAGTTGAATCAAACACTGGTCGCCATAGCACGCCGCGACAGGCAGCTCGTGTTTTGTGGCAGTGAACGAATTTCCTGA
- a CDS encoding VOC family protein: MIHIDHLDHLVLTVADIKQTCSFYHDILGFEIVTFGAGRKALKYGNQKFNLHEIGHEVAPKAAKPTAGSADFCLIAATLLEDVIADLNKAGINIEEGPIERTGANGPIRSVYIRDPDKNLVEISNYLHDRK; the protein is encoded by the coding sequence ATGATCCATATTGATCACCTAGACCATCTTGTGTTGACTGTGGCGGATATCAAACAAACGTGCTCCTTCTATCATGACATACTTGGATTTGAGATTGTTACCTTTGGTGCGGGACGGAAAGCTCTTAAGTATGGCAACCAGAAATTCAACCTGCATGAGATAGGTCATGAGGTTGCACCCAAGGCAGCTAAACCTACAGCGGGCTCGGCAGATTTCTGCCTGATTGCCGCAACGCTTTTGGAAGACGTTATAGCTGATCTCAATAAAGCTGGTATTAATATTGAAGAAGGTCCGATAGAGCGAACAGGAGCTAATGGCCCTATAAGATCAGTTTACATTCGAGACCCAGACAAAAATCTGGTCGAAATTTCGAACTATTTACATGATAGAAAATAG